The following coding sequences lie in one Primulina huaijiensis isolate GDHJ02 chromosome 2, ASM1229523v2, whole genome shotgun sequence genomic window:
- the LOC140964234 gene encoding transcription factor bHLH62-like isoform X2, producing the protein MEKNRPLILNELNCSFFSPSWEVSLDQNDPFESALSSMVSSPTASSGNYKNGDNTVLKELIGKLGTICNSGEASPQKTFKFNDSANTSCYSTPLSSPPKPNLLMMENHQFRGNPHIPGSHFPPLPKLVPLSSDPGFVDMAARFSCFGNMGFNEMGSKLDSDKLSRVSSSHYLKFPGSHLMGAQENRDSALRVSACGKKPVRVPANENGEIGDSRENSSVSEQIPCGETGLVAQNDANLRKRKSVQRGKAKETPSSTLTKDANVVKSENSGSNTKRNKSEDGNPNQKQSNDSNSKPLEAPKDYIHVRARRGQATDAHSLAERVRREKISERMKFLQDLVPGCNKVTGKAVMLDEIINYVQSLQRQVEFLSMKLSIVNPRMDINMEALMSKDMFQSRGSLPQDVYSTHGYAFQSDAPFQANNFNLALGRNQTGQLPSIESFSQVSSQVSTFWEDDLHSIVQMGFGQNQEPTQTFHAGALPTTTHMKVEP; encoded by the exons ATGGAGAAGAACAGGCCCCTTATCCTCAATGAGCTGAACTGCAGCTTCTTCAGTCCGAGCTGGGAGGTTTCTTTGGATCAAAATGACCCCTTTGAATCGGCATTGAGTTCTATGGTTTCTTCCCCGACTGCGTCTTCGGGGAATTATAAGAACGGAGACAACACGGTGTTGAAGGAGCTCATTGGCAAACTTGGGACCATTTGTAATTCAGGGGAGGCTTCTCCTCAAAAGACTTTTAAGTTTAACGACAGTGCCAACACTTCTTGTTACAGTACTCCACTGAGTTCCCCGCCGAAGCCCAACCTTTTGATGATGGAAAATCATCAATTTCGAGGGAATCCGCATATCCCTGGAAGCCATTTTCCTCCTCTTCCGAAATTAGTCCCACTTTCATCTGATCCTGGTTTTGTGGACATGGCTGCAAGATTTTCTTGTTTTGGGAACATGGGGTTCAATGAAATGGGTTCCAAGTTGGACTCGGACAAGCTTTCCAGGGTTTCAAGCAGCCATTATCTCAAATTTCCGGGATCCCATTTGATGGGAGCTCAAGAAAACAGGGATTCAGCATTGCGAGTTTCGGCTTGTGGGAAGAAACCTGTTAGGGTTCCGGCGAATGAAAACGGGGAAATTGGGGATTCCAGGGAGAATTCTTCGGTTTCTGAACAGATCCCTTGTGGGGAAACTGGTTTGGTTGCTCAGAATGATGCCAATTTAAGGAAGAGGAAATCAGTTCAGAGGGGGAAAGCTAAAGAAACACCTTCATCCACTCTTACTAAAGATGCCAAT GTTGTTAAATCAGAAAATAGTGGttcaaatacaaaaagaaacaaATCTGAAGATGGTAATCCGAATCAAAAGCAGtcgaatgatagtaattcaaaGCCTTTGGAGGCTCCAAAGGACTATATTCATGTGAGGGCTAGAAGAGGGCAGGCTACAGATGCTCACAGTCTTGCTGAAAGA GTTCGAAGAGAAAAGATCAGCGAAAGAATGAAATTCTTACAAGATCTTGTGCCAGGTTGCAATAAGGTGACTGGAAAAGCTGTGATGCTAGATGAGATTATCAATTATGTGCAATCTTTACAGAGGCAAGTTGAG TTTCTGTCGATGAAATTGTCTATTGTCAATCCAAGAATGGACATCAACATGGAAGCTCTCATGTCCAAGGAT ATGTTTCAATCTCGCGGATCTTTGCCTCAGGACGTTTATTCAACACATGGCTATGCTTTTCAATCTGACGCACCTTTCCAGGCTAACAACTTCAATCTAGCATTAGGCCGAAACCAAACCGGTCAATTGCCTTCTATAGAAAGTTTTAGCCAAGTTTCCTCTCAA GTTTCGACGTTCTGGGAGGACGACCTCCACAGCATTGTGCAGATGGGATTCGGCCAAAATCAAGAACCAACTCAAACATTTCATG CAGGGGCTCTCCCCACGACGACTCACATGAAAGTCGAGCCGTGA
- the LOC140964234 gene encoding transcription factor bHLH62-like isoform X3, whose protein sequence is MEKNRPLILNELNCSFFSPSWEVSLDQNDPFESALSSMVSSPTASSGNYKNGDNTVLKELIGKLGTICNSGEASPQKTFKFNDSANTSCYSTPLSSPPKPNLLMMENHQFRGNPHIPGSHFPPLPKLVPLSSDPGFVDMAARFSCFGNMGFNEMGSKLDSDKLSRVSSSHYLKFPGSHLMGAQENRDSALRVSACGKKPVRVPANENGEIGDSRENSSVSEQIPCGETGLVAQNDANLRKRKSVQRGKAKETPSSTLTKDANVVKSENSGSNTKRNKSEDGNPNQKQSNDSNSKPLEAPKDYIHVRARRGQATDAHSLAERVRREKISERMKFLQDLVPGCNKVTGKAVMLDEIINYVQSLQRQVEFLSMKLSIVNPRMDINMEALMSKDMFQSRGSLPQDVYSTHGYAFQSDAPFQANNFNLALGRNQTGQLPSIESFSQVSSQVSTFWEDDLHSIVQMGFGQNQEPTQTFHGALPTTTHMKVEP, encoded by the exons ATGGAGAAGAACAGGCCCCTTATCCTCAATGAGCTGAACTGCAGCTTCTTCAGTCCGAGCTGGGAGGTTTCTTTGGATCAAAATGACCCCTTTGAATCGGCATTGAGTTCTATGGTTTCTTCCCCGACTGCGTCTTCGGGGAATTATAAGAACGGAGACAACACGGTGTTGAAGGAGCTCATTGGCAAACTTGGGACCATTTGTAATTCAGGGGAGGCTTCTCCTCAAAAGACTTTTAAGTTTAACGACAGTGCCAACACTTCTTGTTACAGTACTCCACTGAGTTCCCCGCCGAAGCCCAACCTTTTGATGATGGAAAATCATCAATTTCGAGGGAATCCGCATATCCCTGGAAGCCATTTTCCTCCTCTTCCGAAATTAGTCCCACTTTCATCTGATCCTGGTTTTGTGGACATGGCTGCAAGATTTTCTTGTTTTGGGAACATGGGGTTCAATGAAATGGGTTCCAAGTTGGACTCGGACAAGCTTTCCAGGGTTTCAAGCAGCCATTATCTCAAATTTCCGGGATCCCATTTGATGGGAGCTCAAGAAAACAGGGATTCAGCATTGCGAGTTTCGGCTTGTGGGAAGAAACCTGTTAGGGTTCCGGCGAATGAAAACGGGGAAATTGGGGATTCCAGGGAGAATTCTTCGGTTTCTGAACAGATCCCTTGTGGGGAAACTGGTTTGGTTGCTCAGAATGATGCCAATTTAAGGAAGAGGAAATCAGTTCAGAGGGGGAAAGCTAAAGAAACACCTTCATCCACTCTTACTAAAGATGCCAAT GTTGTTAAATCAGAAAATAGTGGttcaaatacaaaaagaaacaaATCTGAAGATGGTAATCCGAATCAAAAGCAGtcgaatgatagtaattcaaaGCCTTTGGAGGCTCCAAAGGACTATATTCATGTGAGGGCTAGAAGAGGGCAGGCTACAGATGCTCACAGTCTTGCTGAAAGA GTTCGAAGAGAAAAGATCAGCGAAAGAATGAAATTCTTACAAGATCTTGTGCCAGGTTGCAATAAGGTGACTGGAAAAGCTGTGATGCTAGATGAGATTATCAATTATGTGCAATCTTTACAGAGGCAAGTTGAG TTTCTGTCGATGAAATTGTCTATTGTCAATCCAAGAATGGACATCAACATGGAAGCTCTCATGTCCAAGGAT ATGTTTCAATCTCGCGGATCTTTGCCTCAGGACGTTTATTCAACACATGGCTATGCTTTTCAATCTGACGCACCTTTCCAGGCTAACAACTTCAATCTAGCATTAGGCCGAAACCAAACCGGTCAATTGCCTTCTATAGAAAGTTTTAGCCAAGTTTCCTCTCAA GTTTCGACGTTCTGGGAGGACGACCTCCACAGCATTGTGCAGATGGGATTCGGCCAAAATCAAGAACCAACTCAAACATTTCATG GGGCTCTCCCCACGACGACTCACATGAAAGTCGAGCCGTGA
- the LOC140964234 gene encoding transcription factor bHLH62-like isoform X1 gives MEKNRPLILNELNCSFFSPSWEVSLDQNDPFESALSSMVSSPTASSGNYKNGDNTVLKELIGKLGTICNSGEASPQKTFKFNDSANTSCYSTPLSSPPKPNLLMMENHQFRGNPHIPGSHFPPLPKLVPLSSDPGFVDMAARFSCFGNMGFNEMGSKLDSDKLSRVSSSHYLKFPGSHLMGAQENRDSALRVSACGKKPVRVPANENGEIGDSRENSSVSEQIPCGETGLVAQNDANLRKRKSVQRGKAKETPSSTLTKDANVVKSENSGSNTKRNKSEDGNPNQKQSNDSNSKPLEAPKDYIHVRARRGQATDAHSLAERVRREKISERMKFLQDLVPGCNKVTGKAVMLDEIINYVQSLQRQVEFLSMKLSIVNPRMDINMEALMSKDMFQSRGSLPQDVYSTHGYAFQSDAPFQANNFNLALGRNQTGQLPSIESFSQVSSQVSTFWEDDLHSIVQMGFGQNQEPTQTFHATAGALPTTTHMKVEP, from the exons ATGGAGAAGAACAGGCCCCTTATCCTCAATGAGCTGAACTGCAGCTTCTTCAGTCCGAGCTGGGAGGTTTCTTTGGATCAAAATGACCCCTTTGAATCGGCATTGAGTTCTATGGTTTCTTCCCCGACTGCGTCTTCGGGGAATTATAAGAACGGAGACAACACGGTGTTGAAGGAGCTCATTGGCAAACTTGGGACCATTTGTAATTCAGGGGAGGCTTCTCCTCAAAAGACTTTTAAGTTTAACGACAGTGCCAACACTTCTTGTTACAGTACTCCACTGAGTTCCCCGCCGAAGCCCAACCTTTTGATGATGGAAAATCATCAATTTCGAGGGAATCCGCATATCCCTGGAAGCCATTTTCCTCCTCTTCCGAAATTAGTCCCACTTTCATCTGATCCTGGTTTTGTGGACATGGCTGCAAGATTTTCTTGTTTTGGGAACATGGGGTTCAATGAAATGGGTTCCAAGTTGGACTCGGACAAGCTTTCCAGGGTTTCAAGCAGCCATTATCTCAAATTTCCGGGATCCCATTTGATGGGAGCTCAAGAAAACAGGGATTCAGCATTGCGAGTTTCGGCTTGTGGGAAGAAACCTGTTAGGGTTCCGGCGAATGAAAACGGGGAAATTGGGGATTCCAGGGAGAATTCTTCGGTTTCTGAACAGATCCCTTGTGGGGAAACTGGTTTGGTTGCTCAGAATGATGCCAATTTAAGGAAGAGGAAATCAGTTCAGAGGGGGAAAGCTAAAGAAACACCTTCATCCACTCTTACTAAAGATGCCAAT GTTGTTAAATCAGAAAATAGTGGttcaaatacaaaaagaaacaaATCTGAAGATGGTAATCCGAATCAAAAGCAGtcgaatgatagtaattcaaaGCCTTTGGAGGCTCCAAAGGACTATATTCATGTGAGGGCTAGAAGAGGGCAGGCTACAGATGCTCACAGTCTTGCTGAAAGA GTTCGAAGAGAAAAGATCAGCGAAAGAATGAAATTCTTACAAGATCTTGTGCCAGGTTGCAATAAGGTGACTGGAAAAGCTGTGATGCTAGATGAGATTATCAATTATGTGCAATCTTTACAGAGGCAAGTTGAG TTTCTGTCGATGAAATTGTCTATTGTCAATCCAAGAATGGACATCAACATGGAAGCTCTCATGTCCAAGGAT ATGTTTCAATCTCGCGGATCTTTGCCTCAGGACGTTTATTCAACACATGGCTATGCTTTTCAATCTGACGCACCTTTCCAGGCTAACAACTTCAATCTAGCATTAGGCCGAAACCAAACCGGTCAATTGCCTTCTATAGAAAGTTTTAGCCAAGTTTCCTCTCAA GTTTCGACGTTCTGGGAGGACGACCTCCACAGCATTGTGCAGATGGGATTCGGCCAAAATCAAGAACCAACTCAAACATTTCATG CAACAGCAGGGGCTCTCCCCACGACGACTCACATGAAAGTCGAGCCGTGA